The genomic stretch CTGGTCGTGGCCATTCCGCTGGCCGGCTGGCTGGTGCTGAGCCGTGCCCGATGGAAACCTCTGGTCGAAGCGCTCGCCGGATTGCCCCTGCTCCTGCCGCCCACCGTCCTAGGCTTCTACCTGCTGGTGCTGCTGGGGCCGCGCACCGCTCCTGGGCGCTACTATGAAGCCCTGACCGGCCATCAGCTCACCTTCTCCTTTGCTGGATTGGTGGTTGGATCCGTCCTCTACAGCCTCCCCTTCGCCCTGCAGCCGATGACCTCCGGCTTTGCGGCAATCGATCAGTCCGTGATCGACGCCGCGGTGCTGCTGGGAGCGGGCCCACTCCGCCTGCTACTGCATATCCTTCTTCCCCTCGCACGCCGCTCCGTCCTGGCTGCCGCGGTTCTGGCTTTTACGCACACCGTCGGCGAGTTTGGCGTTGTGCTGATGATTGGCGGCGACATTCCGGGCTCTACGCGTACCTTGTCGATTTCCATCTTCGACCAGGTGCAGGACTTCGCCTACGCGCAGGCGAATCGCACCGCGCTGGTGCTCCTGCTCTTCTCCTTTGTTGCCCTGCTGCTGCTCTATTGGCGGCGAAGCGGAGCGTCCAATGCCTGACCGGGGAAGCGCTGCCCAGAACAGCAGAGAAAAGGTGAGCACCGAAACCCGGCCGTTCCTCACCGCGCAACTTCAGAGCCGCCTTGGCAGCTTCTCGCTCCGTGCCGAATTCAGCCTTTGGGCGCCCTGGACCGTACTCTTCGCTCCCTCCGGAGCTGGCAAGACCAGCGTTCTGCGCCTCCTCGCCGGCCTGACGCGGCCAGATCGCGGCTCAGTCCTCTTTCGCGGCAACACCCTGGTAAACACGGCCCAGGGCATCTTCCTGCCACCGGGACTGCGAAGCATCGGCTTCGTAACCCAGCAGTCCGCCCTCTTTCAGCACATGAGCGTTGCAGAGAACGTGGCCTTCGGACTGCGAAAACTGCCCTTGGCCGAGCGCCAACGGCGGGTGGAAGCGATGCTCAGCCTGTTGCAGGCGGAATCACTCGCCAACCGCAGACCCGCGCAACTCTCTGGCGGAGAGCAACAGCGCGTTGCCCTTGCCCGGGCTTTGGCGCCGGAGCCCCAAATGGTGCTGCTCGACGAGCCCTTCTCCGCCCTGGACGCCACGCTGAAGGAGCGCGTCCTGCCCCGGCTCGCCGCCTGGCTCGACGAGCGAAATATTCCGGCGTTCTATGTCTCTCACGACCTGGCCGAAGCCTTCCAGACTGCGGCAGAGGTCATCGTGATGCATGAAGGGGTGGTTGTTGCGCAGGGGTCCGCCGACGAAGTGCTAGCCGAAGAGCGCAATCGGCTGCTCCGCAACCTTCACATACATCCGAAGGTATAGCAATAATTTGCAATAGGTTACATCGCGTTATTCATGTAACACTTAAGCTATTTTAACTGACCAGCACAGGCTCCGGTTCCAGCCGGATTCCATACTGTGACTCCACGCTCGCCACGATCCGGTCGCGCAGATCGAGCACCTCCGCTGCGCTCGCACCTCCTCGGTTGATCAGCGCCAGCGTATGCCGGCTGGAGATCCCCGCCCGCCCTAAGATATATCCCTTTGGAAACCCGGCATGCTCCAGCAGCCAGGCCGCTGGGATTTTGACA from Acidisarcina sp. encodes the following:
- the modB gene encoding molybdate ABC transporter permease subunit; this translates as MDLQALWLTFRLAFTTTLILLVVAIPLAGWLVLSRARWKPLVEALAGLPLLLPPTVLGFYLLVLLGPRTAPGRYYEALTGHQLTFSFAGLVVGSVLYSLPFALQPMTSGFAAIDQSVIDAAVLLGAGPLRLLLHILLPLARRSVLAAAVLAFTHTVGEFGVVLMIGGDIPGSTRTLSISIFDQVQDFAYAQANRTALVLLLFSFVALLLLYWRRSGASNA
- a CDS encoding ATP-binding cassette domain-containing protein encodes the protein MSTETRPFLTAQLQSRLGSFSLRAEFSLWAPWTVLFAPSGAGKTSVLRLLAGLTRPDRGSVLFRGNTLVNTAQGIFLPPGLRSIGFVTQQSALFQHMSVAENVAFGLRKLPLAERQRRVEAMLSLLQAESLANRRPAQLSGGEQQRVALARALAPEPQMVLLDEPFSALDATLKERVLPRLAAWLDERNIPAFYVSHDLAEAFQTAAEVIVMHEGVVVAQGSADEVLAEERNRLLRNLHIHPKV